In one Silene latifolia isolate original U9 population chromosome 10, ASM4854445v1, whole genome shotgun sequence genomic region, the following are encoded:
- the LOC141605772 gene encoding uncharacterized protein LOC141605772 → MMEADTSFTEVDLRQEKIEDVREEGEKFHCDLCDKEMVHKIALVLLEGLSTACVDNTTGDIFRSPGTVAAEIRKEMMEYLVERTQSFVAESLILEDRPEGEFSDQPSDLISDFIEDFTGLKRNLFSRVSGWLLSETREDKIDDFVQEMELNSFWLLDRRETIAQNLLKNVDYKNEFHCKMKFKTEIDLEHHRLQCGFRTLLCENEGCSATYSAAHTEKHDSVCPFKLLPCEQNCPAILMRQEMDKHCITVCPMKPVNCPFYSIGCRATVPSCNIKQHFTDDVRSHIVFALMYLYKGISAEDLLPRAEQIDAESVDRLVRMQGVRSFTNAVKELDSKLGPFTIKKKQADIEKVSAEDTKSSNDSPAGDAKKSEAGETPAVEPAKSDSGESNSSKPPTLSTEK, encoded by the exons ATGATGGAAGCAGATACATCTTTCACAGAGGTGGACCTTAGGCAAGAAAAAATTGAAGATGTTAGGGAGGAGGGTGAGAAGTTTCATTGTGATCTCTGTGATAAGGAAATGGTTCACAAGATTGCCCTAGTATTACTTGAAGGTTTATCAACTGCCTGTGTTGATAACACAACAGGAGATATCTTTAGAAGTCCTGGCACAGTGGCTGCTGAAATTAGGAAAGAAATGATGGAGTATCTCGTAGAGAGGACTCAGTCCTTTGTTGCCGAGTCTCTTATCTTAGAGGATCGTCCTGAGGGGGAATTTTCCGACCAACCTTCTGATTTAATATCTGATTTCATTGAGGACTTTACTGGTCTCAAGAGAAATTTGTTCAGCCGTGTGTCTGGGTGGCTGCTTAGTGAGACAAGAGAAGACAAAATTGACGATTTTGTTCAAGAAATGGAGCTTAACAGCTTTTGGTTGTTGGATCGAAGGGAGACTATCGCACAAAATCTGCTAAAAAATGTTGACTATAAGAACGAGTTTCACTGTAAGATGAAATTCAAAACTGAGATTGATCTCGAACATCATCGTCTGCAGTGCGGATTTAGGACTCTATTGTGTGAAAATGAGGGCTGCAGTGCCACTTACAGTGCAGCTCATACCGAAAAGCATGATTCTGTCTGCCCTTTTAAGTTGCTTCCTTGTGAGCAGAACTGCCCAGCGATTCTTATGAGGCAGGAAATGGACAAGCATTGTATTACCGTCTGCCCAATGAAGCCTGTGAACTGCCCTTTTTACTCAATCGGCTGTAGAGCTACCGTTCCCAGTTGCAACATTAAACAACATTTTACAGATGATGTTCGTTCTCATATAGTATTCGCTCTTATGTATCTTTACAAGGGAATATCAGCAGAGGATTTACTACCACGAGCTGAACAGATAGACGCG GAATCTGTTGATCGGCTTGTTCGAATGCAAGGAGTGAGGTCTTTTACAAATGCAGTCAAGGAACTTGACTCTAAGCTAGGACCATTTACGATCAAAAAGAAGCAAGCAGATATCGAAAAAGTTTCAGCTGAAGACACAAAATCATCAAACGATTCTCCTGCGGGAGACGCTAAGAAATCAGAAGCTGGAGAGACTCCTGCAGTAGAACCAGCGAAATCAGATTCTGGAGAGTCGAATTCCTCAAAACCTCCGACTTTAAGCACCGAGAAGTAA